The genomic interval CTATATTCACAAACGCACTTTTCCCGGCGCCACACACCGGGCAACGCCAGCTCCTCGGCAAATCCGCAAAAGCCGTCCCAGGTGCTATATTTCTTTTAGGATCCCCTTTTGCCGGAATATACCTGTAACCGCATAACCTACATTCGTAACTAGGTGAAGCTAGTTCAGCCAGGGTTTTCTCTTTGCCAGCCTCAGTCATCTCCTATTACCCCCAATCTGGTTTATTAAGAATT from Geminocystis sp. M7585_C2015_104 carries:
- a CDS encoding rubredoxin is translated as MTEAGKEKTLAELASPSYECRLCGYRYIPAKGDPKRNIAPGTAFADLPRSWRCPVCGAGKSAFVNIGASDAPSGFAENLDYGFGVNRLTPRQKSILIYGSLILAFLFFMSLYALD